Part of the Candidatus Cloacimonadota bacterium genome, CAAGCCAAACCCATGGATCTGGGTAGTGAATGCCTAGTAAGAGACCCCAGTAAGTGCGTCCTTTGCGGAGATTGTGTGAGATACTGCAGCGAGATACAAGGCATTGGTGCGATCGATTTTGCCTCTCGTGGACAGAATGTGAATGTAGCAGCGGCATATGGAAAGAGTTTGGCTCAGGTAGATTGTATTAACTGCGGGCAGTGTGCGGCAGTATGCCCAACCGGGGCAATAGTAGTAAGAAGCCATATTCCACAAACTTGGAAAGCAATTCACGATCCCTCAAAAACTGTTGTTGCTCAAATAGCACCTGCAGTTCGCGTTGCCTTGGGCGAAATGTTCAACCTTCCTGCCAATGACAACACTACCGGTAAAATGGTTGCCGCACTACGGATGATCGGTTTTGATCAAGTATACGATACCGCTTTTGCTGCAGACCTCACAGTTGTGGAAGAAGCAAATGAGTTTATAACTCGCAAATCCAAAGGGGAAAAACTGCCAATTTTCACTTCCTGCTGTCCAGCATGGGTAAAATATGCCGAACAAAGCTACCCGCAGTTATTGGGCAACCTTTCCAGCTGTCGTTCTCCGCAACAGATGTTTGGCTCCATTGCTAAAGAGCGTTTGCCCGAGCTACTGAAAGTAGATAAGAAAGACTTGGTGGTAGTTTCCATTATGCCGTGCACTGCTAAGAAGTATGAATGCAAACGTCCGGAATTTATTCATGACGGTATTGCCGATGTGGACATTGCCATTACTACTCAGGAATTGGGCAGAATGATCAAAGAAGCTGGAATCAATTTTGACGCTTTGGAACCAGAATCTATGGATCTGCCTATGGGTTTTGCTACCGGCGCAGGAATGATCTTTGGCAATAGCGGTGGAGTTTCTGAAGCTGTTCTTCGTTATGCTGCCGATAAATTCCAAATCCCGGTGCCGGAAACCATCGTTCTTCAAGAGGTTCGTGGAGAATCCGGATTACGTGAAGCTTCTCTAGCAGATGGCAATCTGAAAATGGCAGTCGTTCACGGTATCAAGAACGCACAAGAGCTTTGTGAAAAAATTCTGGCAGGTGAGGCTAACTATGATATCGTGGAAGTAATGGCCTGCCCCGGAGGCTGTATAGGCGGTGCGGGTCAACCAATTGTGATAGATCACAATAAACGCAAAAAACGTACTACATCTCTTTATCACGCAGACAAAACTATGCCCATGCATCGTGCACAAGATAATCCTTTTATTGGCGAGCTCTATAATACCCTTTTGAAGAAGCCCAACAGTCACACAGCGCATGAATTGCTACATACTGCCTTTCAACACCGTAAACGAATTGATGATGATGAACTGTCCTTCTCAGGAGCTGGTAGCGAAGACCGATGCAAGATCAGAGTATGCGTTGGTACATCCTGTTATCTTCGCGGTTCTCAGGACATCCTTGCCAAAACTTTACAAATGGTAGAAAAAAACGCTTGGGCTGCCCATTTCGATATCGCGGCAACATTCTGTAGCGAGAAATGCGATAAAGGTCCAAATGTCATTATCGGTGACCAAGTGATACACAAAGCCACATTGGAACAGGTTAAGGACCTCATTACTAAAGAAGCGGAAAAGAGACTAAAATGAAAAGGATCCTGATCTGTATGGGAAGCTCGTGTTTTGCCCGTGAAAACAGGGATAACCTACGCGTGATCGAGGAATTTCTGAAAAACCACGGGATCAGTGATAGCGTGCATATCGAAGGCTCGCTCTGCATGGGACAATGCCATCGGGGACCAAACATAACCATCAATGGTAATGCATATCATGAGGTGCGAGGTGAAGAATTACCGGAAATACTAAAAAAAGAACTGATTGAATTATGAATAATCCGATTTACACCGAAAAAACACAGTGTCAGGATTGCTACAAATGCGTTCGTGCTTGTCCGGTTAAAGCCATTAGAGTAGTAGACGGCAGTGCTCAGGTAATGCCTGAAGCCTGCATTCTATGCGGTCGTTGCACAGAAGTCTGTCCAGTAGGAGCCAAAAAGATCAGAGACGACCTAGGTCTAGCAATGCAATTACTGGACGACAAGAAGCAAGTGTATGTATCTCTGGCTCCCAGTTTTAGAACAGAGTTTAACGGAATGAATGAAGCAAAACTGATTGGAGCTATACGTGGTCTTGGTTTTACCGGCGTATCGGAAACAGCATTGGGAGCGCAGGTGGTTTCATCTGCCTGCGCTCAATTACTGCGTGAAGGCAATAGTCAACTGATGATTTCTTCAGCTTGTCCCAGCGTAATTCACCTCATCGAACAATACTATCCCCATCTGGTGCCTTATGTAACTCCAGTTGCTTCACCTTTGCAGGCTCATTGTAAGCTTCTAAGAAAGGAATTTGGTCAAGACATCGGAATCGTGTTCATAGGCCCTTGTATTGCCAAAAAGAACGAAAGCACAGACAGTTTTGACGTCGCACTCACTTTTGCGGATTTGAGACGATGGTTTAATTTGAACGTTATTGACTGGGACAAGGTTTCTCTCGATGATAGTTTTGTTCCCAAAGCTGCCGAAGAAGGCGGATTGTATCCCATCGATAGCGGCATGAGTGAGGGCATCAAATACTATGGTGCGCCGAAAGACACCTTATTTATGAGCTTCTCCGGAATCGAGCAGATAATGGAGGCTTTTGACGAAATCGATATCAGGAGTTTTGATCATCCGGTGTTTGTAGAAACCTTAGCCTGTGTCGGCGGTTGCGTAAACGGTCCCGGAGTAAGCATAAGAGGTTCAATTGCCCAAAAACGTTATAAGGTGCAGACCCTCACACCTCCCGCTCCTCTCAAGCGAGAAATAAAGCCTCTAAATATAGTGAAAGACTTTCACGAAAGAGGAATTAAAAAAGGTATCCACAGCAAGCAGGAAATAGCAGCTGCCTTACTCAGAATTGGTAAGAAGCGCTTGGAGGATGAACTGAATTGCGGTGGTTGCGGATATGATACCTGTAAGGAATTTGCCTGCGCATTGATAGAAGAAAAAGCTGAGCCGGCAATGTGCGTATCCTACTTGCGCAAACTGGCGCAGAATAAAGCAGCCGCCTTGATAAAAGCCATGCCATCGGGAGTAGTGATAGTTGATGAGAACCTAAAGATCATCGAAAGCAACGATCGCTTTATCCAAATAATCGGAGGAGATGCCAGCATTGTTTCAGAAGCCGATCCAGATCTTGAAGGGGCTTATTTGGAAAGATTGATCGACTTTCACGATCTTTTTGCTAAAGCTCTTAAAGAGGGTACGGAAGTGAGGGTTACCGATATTCGCAAAGACACTCGCATCTTACGGTTAACCTTGTTTTCCATCCAGAAGCATCTCGTTTTGGGAGGCATCCTACAGGATATTACAGAGCCTGTTATTCAAAGAGAGCAGATAATTGAAAAAGCAAATGAAGTAATGCGAAAGAATCTAACAACTGTTCAGAAGATTGCCTTTCTATTAGGCGAGAA contains:
- a CDS encoding 4Fe-4S binding protein; translation: MNNPIYTEKTQCQDCYKCVRACPVKAIRVVDGSAQVMPEACILCGRCTEVCPVGAKKIRDDLGLAMQLLDDKKQVYVSLAPSFRTEFNGMNEAKLIGAIRGLGFTGVSETALGAQVVSSACAQLLREGNSQLMISSACPSVIHLIEQYYPHLVPYVTPVASPLQAHCKLLRKEFGQDIGIVFIGPCIAKKNESTDSFDVALTFADLRRWFNLNVIDWDKVSLDDSFVPKAAEEGGLYPIDSGMSEGIKYYGAPKDTLFMSFSGIEQIMEAFDEIDIRSFDHPVFVETLACVGGCVNGPGVSIRGSIAQKRYKVQTLTPPAPLKREIKPLNIVKDFHERGIKKGIHSKQEIAAALLRIGKKRLEDELNCGGCGYDTCKEFACALIEEKAEPAMCVSYLRKLAQNKAAALIKAMPSGVVIVDENLKIIESNDRFIQIIGGDASIVSEADPDLEGAYLERLIDFHDLFAKALKEGTEVRVTDIRKDTRILRLTLFSIQKHLVLGGILQDITEPVIQREQIIEKANEVMRKNLTTVQKIAFLLGENAADSEVLLSSIIQSFTNKDS
- a CDS encoding (2Fe-2S) ferredoxin domain-containing protein, whose product is MKRILICMGSSCFARENRDNLRVIEEFLKNHGISDSVHIEGSLCMGQCHRGPNITINGNAYHEVRGEELPEILKKELIEL
- a CDS encoding [FeFe] hydrogenase, group A → MERYVYINDRPILWEDEKNILELAHKAHIDIPTFCYHSELSLYGACRLCMVEVEGRGLVTSCSTAPSEGMRIKTHTEQILKLRKIIVEMLLANHDQECPKCSRANDCKLRDLSNKLSIDKVRFRKTRQAKPMDLGSECLVRDPSKCVLCGDCVRYCSEIQGIGAIDFASRGQNVNVAAAYGKSLAQVDCINCGQCAAVCPTGAIVVRSHIPQTWKAIHDPSKTVVAQIAPAVRVALGEMFNLPANDNTTGKMVAALRMIGFDQVYDTAFAADLTVVEEANEFITRKSKGEKLPIFTSCCPAWVKYAEQSYPQLLGNLSSCRSPQQMFGSIAKERLPELLKVDKKDLVVVSIMPCTAKKYECKRPEFIHDGIADVDIAITTQELGRMIKEAGINFDALEPESMDLPMGFATGAGMIFGNSGGVSEAVLRYAADKFQIPVPETIVLQEVRGESGLREASLADGNLKMAVVHGIKNAQELCEKILAGEANYDIVEVMACPGGCIGGAGQPIVIDHNKRKKRTTSLYHADKTMPMHRAQDNPFIGELYNTLLKKPNSHTAHELLHTAFQHRKRIDDDELSFSGAGSEDRCKIRVCVGTSCYLRGSQDILAKTLQMVEKNAWAAHFDIAATFCSEKCDKGPNVIIGDQVIHKATLEQVKDLITKEAEKRLK